The Nostoc sp. 'Peltigera membranacea cyanobiont' N6 genome contains the following window.
TTTAATTAACCAATTACCACTTAATAAATTACCGACAAACAGGGAAGATAGCTAGATGTTTCAAATTCTAAAATGTTCGGTAATGCTATTATCATTTATTGCTACTTTAACGCTAAATTGCTCTGTAGGTTCGCCACGAAACTGCAACTGAATGTAGTTGTCTAATTTTCTCGATTGAGCGTCTAGAAATACTTCTCCCGAACTATCTAGAACAGTGAGATGAACTCCGGGCGGTAGGTAGATTTGATTCCCAGTGGCGTGCAATTGGAGATGAATACTAGTTTGTCGATCCTTTTCGGGGCTGATTTCCACAATCAACATGACAGGTTGGTTCAGAATTTGGATACCCAAATCAATCAGTTTTGCGCGTTTAGTAATTGATTCTGGTCTATTGAGGGCATTAAGTTCCACAGTTTCAGTACTGCGAAAGGTATAAGCTGGTCTGAGTTCCGGCACATTCCACAGGGATTCAATAGTCTGCCAACCTGCTTCAAATATACCAGCAAACCACTGACTTAAATTGACGAGTGAACTAACTGAGGATTGGCGCAGCCGATCCAGGTGGTCGATAAAGGCTTCTAATGGTTGCAGTTGTTCTAATGGCAATGTTTCAGTTGCGACACTAGGAATAAAACCAAGCAGCTTGGCTTCTTGGAGCGATTCATCAAATTGAACTACTAAATAACCCACCCGTTCTTCCCAAGTTTCTGGAGGAATGGAACATATCTGCTGATGCAGATGGACGGGGCGACATTCCAGACGACCAACTGAGGGCACTGCTAAGTCAGCTACATTTCCACAAAGGCGCATAATGGAGTTCCAGCTGTCGCTAGCTTGGAGGTCAGTAGGAATATCCATCATTTCCAAGTAGTCATTCACCACCCATACAGCTAGCGTATTCAGCCGAACTTGCTCTGCTTTTTCATAATTTGGCTGTTGGTTAGCAAATTCTTGGGCAGTTCTACGAGCTGATTGGGAAATCGGCAATTTTAAAGCGAAATCGTCTAGCTGATAAGTGTAGTTACTCATAAGTCAGTCTCTAGTGATCGATGCTGCTATGTACATATCATCTACATTCAATAAATTTATGCCACAAAATAAGAATTAGGAAATTGGGAATGGGCAATGGGGAAATTTAGCAATGCCCAATACTCAATTCGCAAATTACAACCAGTTGCCAATTAGTACATAGGCAGACCAAAAGCTTGGTGCTTTGTAGTTAGGATGTTTTAGCAGTTTTAGCTGGGCACGGTGGACAGCTTCGGCTTTGGAGATTTTGCCAGTGTTGAGTTCTTGATAGAAGGCACCAACAAACATTGCTGTCGATTCATCATCAATCTGCCACAGGGAAGCTATGGTACTGCGTGCGCCAGCCCGCACAGCTGCTCCTGCTAGACCAAGTGTTGCACGGGTGTCTCCTGCTGCTGTCTGGCAAGCACTCAAAACTAATAGCTCTACTATGGTTTTTCCCTGACTGCGAAAGAGAGTATCAAAATCTTTAACATTAATCTGACCATCAAAATCCAAAATAAAAGTGTCTTCAAGGCGGGAACTAAACTGACCGTGAGTTGCTAAATGCACTATGTTGAATGAAGCGACACTAATTTGACTTTCTAAATTCTTTTTCTTAAAATCTCCATCTATTAGGCTAGTTGTTGAGACTCCTGCTTTGGTAATGCCGTTAAATTCAGATTTGATTGCTAGCAACGGTGCAAATTTGGAAAAACCTGGTGGCGGCTTAGTCAATCCTGCGGTTAGCGCTCTTAGCTGCTGTTTTACCAATGGTTTAGGGTCGAGAAGTTGCAGCCCCACACTCAGGGCAATTGCATATTTCTCTACCAAATATTGTTTACCATCGTAAAGGGCTGCCATTGGTAAATTGCGTAAGGGGCCATCTAGGACAAACACTAGGGTATCTACTTTACTTTTTTGCAATTGTGATTCAATGGGTTGAAGCAGCCAGTTGTAAACTTGATGCGCCTGAATTTGAATGATTTTGGTAGCGGTGGGATTGACAAGATTTTTTCGCAGGTCTACTAAGAGTTCTTCTACTGCTGTGCGAGAAATGGGAGTAGTGTAGCTTTGCAGAGGTTGTTTGGGAATTTTGACAATTACCTGGAGTTCGTTTTCAAGAATAATCGGATAAAGGATGGCAGCCGTGGGATTATCTTTGTCTACTACTCGATCGAGGGCTACTTTCTGACCTTGTAGGCAAGCTTCCTGGAAGAAGTCGTCCAATTCTGCTAGTTGGAGTGCTTCAATCCGTTGGCGGGCTTTCTCTAAGATTTTTTGATCTGATTTTCCTTGTTGAGATTTTAGTAGTAACTCTACTGACTCTCGGTAGACGGGTTCTACACTGTCCCGGAAGTTGAATTGCAGATCCTGGTTTGCTACATCTTTATTGACTACTAAATCTTTGCGGAGAGACTGGAGAGTTTCCACAGCAGCATCATAGGCTGCGATCGCACCATTAATATCTTTTTGTACCCGCAGCAATCTACCTAACTGCCACTCCAAGGTATAGGTAATTTCTGGTGCATTGCTGCTCTGTGCCAAAGCTAACCCTTGCCGGGTAAGGTCTTGCGCTTCTGACCATTGTCCAGTTTCTTCGTACAAGCCGCCTAAACTCTTTAATGCATAGGCTTCTGCCCGCTTGTCATTTAAATTGCGAGATTTCTGAATGGCGCTGGCAAGTAATACTGCTGACTCGTGAGTGCTGAGTCCCAAGTAATAGTTTTGGCTCGATGCTTGCAGTACTCCACTCTTGACTTTCGCCATACTTTGTGAGAAGTTGACGAGAGCATAAATACTAGCACGGCTAGGGGGGAGTTGGTTGAGTTGTGATTCAATCAACGGCAAGAGACTTTGCAGTTGTGCCCATCGTTTATCTTCAATGAGTAGACTGAGGTGATTGAGTTGTGCTTGAACTTTTATTAAGGGTGGGGGAGATGCTGCAACGGTTTGTTGATAATAGGCGATCGCCTGTAGCTTATTCTGTTGTTGACGGGCATGATTCCCCAGACTGAACAGACTGGCAGCAATATCAGCGCTTGAGTGCAGATGTTGAGCAATCATCAGACTTTCTTCTAACGCCTGACGTGATTTTTTCAAATCGCCCGCTACCAAAAGGGTATCACCGAGCGATCGCAAACTCACTGTCTTTTCTCTAGAGTCTGGTTGAGATTTTAATGTCTGACTGACGCGATCGAGTGTTTTGATTGCGCGGGGGTAAAATCCTTGGGTTCGCCACGCCTGTGCTTGATTGATTAGCGATCGCACCACACCGCTTTGATTATCTGTTTGCCGATAAATTTCTTCTGTACGCTGCCAAGTTGCTAAAGCTTCCTCAGCCTGTCCCATTCTCAGTTGAAGACGACCTTGAATATCTAGTGCTTGAGCAAATATTTGCAGATTTTGGTTTTCATCCTGTCCTTTGAGCAAATTCAAGCTCTCTGTAATTGCTTGCTGGGCCTGACTCCATTCACCAAGTTGCTGGTAAGCTAGGGAAAGATTACTCAGTGTCACTGCCAGCTTGATGCTTTCCCCTTGCTGCTTGTATACTTGGACAGCCTGTTGTAAAATTTCTATTGCCTTGGCAAAGTTTCCTGCATCGTATAAAACTTTGCCTTGCTGGAGTAGTGAGTCAGGGTCAGCGATCGCAGCTAGCAACGTAAGGCTATTAATTGGTAGTTGAAATGAGGAATTAATTGAACTAGGAACCCTTGCCAGGACGGGTGAACCAAGGATGCATAGCAAAGCCATCAGGAAGTATAAAGGCAAACGTAAAAAGTGAGCGGACGGGTTCTTCTTCCAATGTCCAGGCTGCTTTTGCCTTTTAACTTTTACAGAATTCGCGGCAACAATCCTAGTTGTTTTAGTCACAAGCATGACAATAGATAAATGATAACCAGGAACGCACAGGATTTACTGTAAGTGTTTGGGCTACTAGGGTAATGTTACCATTCCCATCCATTACTCATGCATGAGCTTTTGCGATCGCTCTACTCTACTGCTGCAAAACCCAACGACGAAACAGTTCTACCATAATCCGCCAACTTCCCTGAGTTTCCTCAACTACATCATGACGCTTCAGAGTATTCAGCGCTTCCTGTAAATCATGGTCATTCATACCTGTAGATTCAGCTAAGGCATCTAAACTTAGCCCCTCTGGGTGAGGTGCAAGTACTTGTATTATTGCTTGTTGACCCTCAGCACCCCGCGCCGCCTGACCCCAAACCCCATCAAAGTAGTAGCGTCCCCGTTTGAAAAACTCAGAGTCATTGATAACTGCTTCCACATCTTCCACTGTGAAAACTGGGTCGCTGGGTCGCCCTTGCTCAAAAACAAAGTCATTGTAGCGGCGCACTAGCTGAAAACCCAGCAGTTGCACTAAATATGGTTGACCATGAGTCAAAGCATAAATTTTATCTAAAGCTTCCGGGATGTAGTCGAGGAGGAAGTCTTCATTACCTGGGTTAGCTAGAATTTGGCGAGTAGCTGCACGTTCTTGAAAGCCGACATGAATAGGAATGACGCTGGCAAAGAAGGGTTGAAAATAATCTGCTGTCATCTCTTCTAAGGTGTGCAAACCAGCAAAGGCAAAGGCAATTTTAGAACTCATTTGTACTAAACCCCGCAGAGAACCCATAAAGTCGATAGGGATTTTTTTCGCTTCAATTAAATCTTCAATTTTCTCGAATTCGTCTAAGGCAATGATTAACCCACCATCTAGCTGTGCTTCCACCTGTTTTAAATAGCGTTTAAAAGTCGGATAGGGAAGATTTAGTAAATCAGCGTCAGCTGGTGGTGGAAGTTTTACAGTTTGAGAAATTTCATCACAAATTGCCATCAGCACTTCACCTACACCTTGGGGGCTATCTCCCAAAAGTAGCAAGTTGACATAAGCTAGCTGGATTTGTGAGCCTAGACAGTTAGCAGTGTTAAGCAGAATAGAAGTTTTGCCCATGCGCCTGTGACCGTAGAGAACTATAGACTGGAGTTGATTACCCATCACCCAGAGTTCTTCTAACTGTCTGATGATCTCTTCTCGCCCAATAAAGAGATGACCTTGAACCGGGTCGCCTACAACATAAGGATTAACTACAGGCTTGGTGATGGAAATTTCTCCCACTTCACCAGCGATTTGTAAAAGGCTTTCTTTCCAAGTTTCAGCGATATCTATAATTAACCCTTGCTCTGCTTGCGGCAAGGTATGAGCTTGATTTAGGATATTTGTCAGTTCGCCTAATGCTCGATTAAGAGCGAAAGACCTGGCTGAACGTGAGACGCTGCGATTAACAAACTGCACATCCTCAACAACTCGACGCAGACTAGCAAGGACTTTCCAAGTAATTGGACGTAAAAGCGGTTCCTGTGGAAAAGGAGGAACTTGGATAGCAGCAATAGAGGCTGGTTTTTCAGCTTTCTCAAACGCCGCTAAAGTTTGGGCAAGGGTAAACATTTCCTCGCCGTAAAGTAGAGAACGTACTACGGTAAAAGCCTCTATTGCTCTCGCTGGTTCTTTTTCATGCAGATGCCAAAAACCAGCAGCAGCAGCACGAGCAGGAGTATCTAAACGAGTGTCTGTGTTAAAGCGAGCCTGTAAACCTTCTCCCCAAGAACGAGGCAAGAAAAAGAACCAAGGGAAGGAAAAGAAATCTTTGATAAACGTTGACTTTAGGGTTTCTTCTAAAGAAGCTGAGGCAAAACGTACTGCACTCCAATCAAAGGGATTTGCCGCCAGTCGAGAGACAGTCCAAATAAGTTGCTCTGAGGGTATTTTGGCAAGTACTCTATTAACTGCTTGGACAACAGGAATGAATTGTAAGGTATATGCCAGCAGTTGATTAGTATTATGTAAACCTGTTTCCCAATCATTTTGCAACCAATTTTCCAAGCGCCAAACAAGATTAGGAACAGGAAGCGGAGTGATGCGGGGAAGTAGCCAACTACCGTTTTGAATTGTTCGCAAGTTTAAAGGTAAGCCAATAAGCCAGGTTTCTGGACGCAGTACCCCCGCGCCTCCCGCCACGCCTCCCGCCACGCCTCCCGCCACGCCGAACGCCACGCCTCCCGCCACGCCGAACGCCACGCCGAACGCCACGCCGAACGCCACGCCGAACGCCACGCCGAACGCCACGCCGAACGCCACGCCGAACGCCACGCCGAACGCCACGCCGAACGCCACGCCGAACGCCACGCCAAACCAGTTAATGCGAACATTTGCAGTCTGAAAAATTAAACCTATAGCTACAGGTGTAATTACTGTTAAAACTAATCCTTGAAAAAGTAACTGACGTTGAATAGCATTTTGAAGCAATAACTCCCATCCCTTCCGCCAATTCATTTCCTTTTCAGGAATATACCCACCCCCGAATGTATCCACATACCACCGCAAAGCCTGGGGAAAGAAAAACACCCAATACAAAAGGCGCAGATAATCTAAGGGGTTCCACAGCGAGAGGGGACGCTTCAACTTGGGCGCTAAGTCTAAGCGGGGTACTGGGGTCATTATTCAACCTCCATCATCACCCGTGAAGAACCTAATCCCCCAGCCCCCTTGTTTATGACGGAAGGGAGAGTAGGAGTAATCTTATTCCCCTCCCCTCCGAGGCTAAGGCGTACATACAAGTATCTTGACTTGCACCTTTGTTGCATCGACTTGCACCTTTGTTGCATTGACCTGCACCTTTGTTGTATCGACCTGTACTTTTGTTGTATCGACTTGCATCTTTGTTGCATCGACCTGCATCTTTGTTGTATCGACCTGTACTTTTGTTGTATCGACTTGCATCTTTGTTGCATCGACCTGCATCTTTGTTGCATCGACCTGCAAAAATTAACCTACCCTACATTAAGCAGTAACTCTAAAAAGCTTGTGTGTACACGGTAGCTCTCCGAGGGCAGGGGTAAAAGTGGTGTCTGTCATTCATTGCAAACTCTCCACATACCGCGAATAAGTTTGATAACACAATTGCATGACTTTTCGAGGATGTCCGCCACTTTCTTGGATGAGTTGGATGATTTCTTCTTCAGTAAAACTAACTGAAGTTCTAGCCAAACGGTTGGTAATAAAAGTACGCATAGTAGCTTCATTCCAAGGATGAATGTGTTCCTCTTGGCAAATACCTGCCAACGGAGAAGTATTACCTTGCTCCTGACTATCATTAAAAAGGTTGTTCAGAGGTTCGGTGGCAGCTAAAATCAGCTTCAACGGAGCATTACTTCCTTCAGCTAAACCGCGCAAATAATCTCTTATGTTGCGAGTAAAACCTTCGCCTGTAAGCTTTCCCACATTGTCTATAGCCAGTAGTATTTTACAACTTCGCAAATTGCGGGTTAATTGATAGTCTTTACTGTCGGGTATACCAATCCCGTGGCACAAATCACTATAAAATTGACTTTCATTATGAAGTAAATTCAAGTCTAAAAAAACTGGCTGACGTTTAACCTTTAGACGAGTTTCTGCTTCTTGGCAAATAATCGATAACAGCGAGGATTTGCCGATTCCCTCTTCCCCAATTAAAACAACACTACTACCGCTATTCAACACCTCAAATACTCGCCGGATTTCGCGCTCTCGGTCAAAGAATAGATCCTTTTCTTCTACTCTCCCATTAAAGGGAATGAAGGGATTATGATTTCGCTCAGATGGAGTATTATTAGGTAACTCTTGAGAAGTAGTATAATCTGGTTCTGGCGCAGTGATATCAGATAGTTTTTGAGTAGGGTAATTATAATTTTTATCGAAAAAGTTTTCAAGTTCTTGCCTAAAATATCTTTTCTCAAGATCGTCGATATTTAAAACTCTTTTAATCTTATCAATTAATTTTTTACCTACTTCTCTGAAATACTGTTCTGTATATGGTTTGCCAGTAGGTTTATATATTTTATAAGTCATATCGCCATAATCCATACCTTGCCAACTTAGTAGAAAAACTTTTTCTTCTAACTTGCCCAGGAATACTACTTTTCCTTTCCTCTCCTCAAATATTTGTCTAATAGATTCTAATGCTTCTTCAGCTTCCATTTAACCTGATTGAGTTGGTAGAGTAAAGTTAATACTTGGATATAAGTTTATTATCTTACAGCAAAACCTACATAATCCTACGTCTATGTAGATATTCTTTGTATTTATGACATAATCCTACATTTACCTACATCCTACGTATAACTATGAACTAAAGGCGAGTATAGAGACATGCCAACAACAGAGGAGCGCAAAACGATGTCTACTTACTCTCCTGGAAATGAAAATTTAGCTACACAGCAACAGCCAATAGTTCAATCTCTAGATGTTCTCAGTCAGTCAAACAATACAGAACAACTTCTCGATATCGCTGAAAATATTACTGCTGCTTTAAGCAAATCAGATACAGTCGAATTAGTTCAAGCTGGAGGTCAGACAGCAGAAAATATTTTTAAGGTTTTAGTCCAATATGGTGGTAAACCAGTTGCAATTATCCTGGCTACTGCTGTTCTGATTGCAGCTACGGCTATACCAATCTTAGCTGTAAAAGTATCTCTTGGTCATATAACTCAAATCCCTAATATTTCCCAGATAAAATGATAGTTTTGCGTTGGGTTGCGCTTTGCTTAACCCAACCTACATTTTATTTCTAAGTTAGGAAATTACAAAAAAGGGCGGGCTAGATGCCCACCCCACAAGAAATCAACCAAGAATGACTTTTTGCTAATATCGAATTCGCGGATCTACATAAGCATTTAAAATATCAATCAAAATGCTGGCACTGACAACGATCGCACCAAAAAAGACTAGCACTCCCTGGACTGTGGGATAATCGCGATCTGCGATCGCTTGATATAACGGAGTAGTATTTCTATGGCTTACAGCGAGTTTAGTTTAGCTAAAGCAAAACAAGAATTTAGTTTAACCACATTAGAAAAACGCGATATTTTCGCTGCTGTTCCTGAATTAACAGCGAGTAATCTACTTGTAGAAACACTCAATTATAACCTGGAAATAGCTTTAGCTAGTAATAGTGAAAAAGCGCGTTCTGAGTTAATTATTGCTCCAATTCTAGTTGATTTACGCCGACAATTACGAGAACAAATTGGTTTATTCTCTGGGATAGATTTTACTGTCGATAATACTAAAGGATTAAACGGCATTTGCGATTTTATTATTACTAAATCTCCAGAAATTCTAATTTTGACAGCACCAGTAATTATAGTTGTAGAAGCAAAAAAAGAAAATATTAATGCGGGTTTGGGTCAGTGTGCAGCCGAAATGGTAGCAGCTAAAATGTTTAATGAGCAAGCTGCAACTGAGATTAAAATAATTTACGGCGCAGTCACAACGGGCAGCATTTGGCAATTCATGAAACTAGAAGAACAAGTATTGAGCATTGATTTAAGTGAATATTATCTCAAAGATGTAAATAAAATCCTTGGTATTTTGGTGAGTGGTATTTCTCAAGAAAATTAACAAAATATCAAATTAATACCGAATTCGCGGATCTACATAAGCATTTAAAATATCAATTAAAATGCTGGCACTCACAACGATCGCACCAAAAAAGACTAGCACTCCCTGGACTGTGGGATAATCGCGATCTGCGATCGCTTGATACAGTCGATTAGCTAACCCAGGCCAAGAAAATGTTACTTCTGTCAAAATCGCCCCACCTAACAAAGATGCAAAAGTTAACCCCAATACTGTAATTACTGGGATTAGAGCATTCTTTAAGGCATGGGAGGCTAAAATCTTATTTTCACCAATACCTCTGGCTCTAGCGGCTTCTACATAATCTGCTTTCAAAGTTTGCTTTAAATTCACTCGCACAATTCGTTCAAAAATCCCACTCAGCAAAATTCCTAGTGTGAGACTCGGTAGAGCAAGATGGTGCAAAGATGTGAAAAACTGGGTGAGATTTCCACCGAGCAAGCTATCAATTGTATACAATCCAGTCACAGTAGTGGGAGCCGGAAGATTAGGCGGAAAGCGGTTGGAATTGGGAAACCAACCTAGTTGGACTGAGAAAACCAACTGCAAAAGCATTCCCGCCCAAAACATAGGTAGTGCGTAGGTGATAATCCCAAACAAGCGTCCACCAACATCGAAATATGTCCCAGGACGAGAAGCTGAAAGAGTTCCAACGGCAATTCCAACGATGAGTGCAACCGCCATACTACATACTGCTAACTCCACCGTTGCGGGGAAGTATTGCCCAATGATGTCCCAAACATTCTGTCCGCGACTCATTAAAGATGTTCCCAAATCAAAACGCAGTATGCTTCCCAAATAATTCAGGTACTGTAGCCACAGAGGAAAGTTTAAACCTAATTGTTTTCGCAATTCTTCTTTAGCAGCTTCTGGCGCACGTCCACCGAGAATTGCATCTGCGGGATCTCCTGGTGTTGCTCTTAGTAAGAGAAATACAATAGTGATGATTGTTAATAACTGAAGTGGCGCAAGAAGCAACCGAGAAACTATGTAATATTGTAAAGCTTTAGAACGAGACATATATTAGTTATTTGTCATTTATTATTAGTTATTTGTTCTTTGTCACTGGTCATTGGTCATTTGTGAATACAACGTATTTCAAGTTAGTGAAGTTGTGTACTTCACTCTGAAAGCTAAACTTAAAGGTCGTTTTAATTCTAAATTCTGCCCAATGCCCAATGCCCAATAACTACTTTTTAATTGTTTGGTAAACCAGAATTTGGGTCGGGTTAAGTTGTACGCTGTTCACACCTTTTTGGGCAAATACATAGTCTTTGCTTTGCCATAAGGGAACGTAAGGTACATCAGCAATTACTAGCTTTTGAATTTCTGCAAATATTTTCTGACGCGCTTCAGGATTTAGTTCTTTGCGTTGTTGATCGATCAGTTTATTCATCGCTTCGCTATAGTAAAACGAACCCTGACTTTGACTGCCTCCATCTTCGCATCCTTTAGCAACTGAACCTTTATTACAAGACAAAAACGGCTGGACGTAATTATCTGGATCTAAAAAATCTGGATACCAATCAAGTAAAGCTCCTGGATATAATCCTTTGGCAATGTCTTTAAAAAAGGCTGGCCCTTCGGCGGGGGTGACTTCAAATTGCAGTATTCCATCCATTTTGGCATCTACAAGAGATTTGAGCGTCTGTGCTGCCAAACTACGAGTAGGCGAACTAGAAGGATACCAAATTTGAACTTTTGCCGGATTTTCTTTGGAAAAACCAGCAGTAGTTAACAATTTTTTAGCTTGCTCAAAGTTAGCATCGCCATAAGCATCTTTGAATAATGGCACAGAGACATTCAATGTCGTAGGAATCATGCTATACAGAGGATCGGCTTGACCAAGTAACGCCCGCTCATTTAAAAGTGGACGGTCAATGATTGACGCGATCGCTTGTCTAACCTCTAATTTATCTAAGGGCTTTTGATTTCGGTTCAATACCAGATAGCTTACTACACTACCTTCAGCTGCGATCGCTTGCCAATCTCCTTTTTTCCCACCTTCTTCTAAGCTCCGATTTTGATCTGGCTGTAGCGACAGATAAGCCACATCCACTGCACCTGTACGGAAAGCATTAAACAAATTAACCGGACTAGTTTGAATTTGGAGGTTAACACCCTTGTTAGCTGGTTTTTCTCCCCAATACTTATCAAATGGATCGAATCTGATTGAATCAGTACCATACTGCGCTAACTTGTAAGGCCCAGTTCCCACAAAGATATTCGGCTTAAATTTACCAGCACCGAGTTCGTAAGCTTTTGGCGAAACCGCACACACTCCAGGAAACGCCAGCAG
Protein-coding sequences here:
- a CDS encoding DUF1822 family protein; this translates as MSNYTYQLDDFALKLPISQSARRTAQEFANQQPNYEKAEQVRLNTLAVWVVNDYLEMMDIPTDLQASDSWNSIMRLCGNVADLAVPSVGRLECRPVHLHQQICSIPPETWEERVGYLVVQFDESLQEAKLLGFIPSVATETLPLEQLQPLEAFIDHLDRLRQSSVSSLVNLSQWFAGIFEAGWQTIESLWNVPELRPAYTFRSTETVELNALNRPESITKRAKLIDLGIQILNQPVMLIVEISPEKDRQTSIHLQLHATGNQIYLPPGVHLTVLDSSGEVFLDAQSRKLDNYIQLQFRGEPTEQFSVKVAINDNSITEHFRI
- a CDS encoding CHAT domain-containing protein; the encoded protein is MLVTKTTRIVAANSVKVKRQKQPGHWKKNPSAHFLRLPLYFLMALLCILGSPVLARVPSSINSSFQLPINSLTLLAAIADPDSLLQQGKVLYDAGNFAKAIEILQQAVQVYKQQGESIKLAVTLSNLSLAYQQLGEWSQAQQAITESLNLLKGQDENQNLQIFAQALDIQGRLQLRMGQAEEALATWQRTEEIYRQTDNQSGVVRSLINQAQAWRTQGFYPRAIKTLDRVSQTLKSQPDSREKTVSLRSLGDTLLVAGDLKKSRQALEESLMIAQHLHSSADIAASLFSLGNHARQQQNKLQAIAYYQQTVAASPPPLIKVQAQLNHLSLLIEDKRWAQLQSLLPLIESQLNQLPPSRASIYALVNFSQSMAKVKSGVLQASSQNYYLGLSTHESAVLLASAIQKSRNLNDKRAEAYALKSLGGLYEETGQWSEAQDLTRQGLALAQSSNAPEITYTLEWQLGRLLRVQKDINGAIAAYDAAVETLQSLRKDLVVNKDVANQDLQFNFRDSVEPVYRESVELLLKSQQGKSDQKILEKARQRIEALQLAELDDFFQEACLQGQKVALDRVVDKDNPTAAILYPIILENELQVIVKIPKQPLQSYTTPISRTAVEELLVDLRKNLVNPTATKIIQIQAHQVYNWLLQPIESQLQKSKVDTLVFVLDGPLRNLPMAALYDGKQYLVEKYAIALSVGLQLLDPKPLVKQQLRALTAGLTKPPPGFSKFAPLLAIKSEFNGITKAGVSTTSLIDGDFKKKNLESQISVASFNIVHLATHGQFSSRLEDTFILDFDGQINVKDFDTLFRSQGKTIVELLVLSACQTAAGDTRATLGLAGAAVRAGARSTIASLWQIDDESTAMFVGAFYQELNTGKISKAEAVHRAQLKLLKHPNYKAPSFWSAYVLIGNWL
- a CDS encoding ATP-binding protein — protein: MTPVPRLDLAPKLKRPLSLWNPLDYLRLLYWVFFFPQALRWYVDTFGGGYIPEKEMNWRKGWELLLQNAIQRQLLFQGLVLTVITPVAIGLIFQTANVRINWFGVAFGVAFGVAFGVAFGVAFGVAFGVAFGVAFGVAFGVAFGVAGGVAFGVAGGVAGGVAGGAGVLRPETWLIGLPLNLRTIQNGSWLLPRITPLPVPNLVWRLENWLQNDWETGLHNTNQLLAYTLQFIPVVQAVNRVLAKIPSEQLIWTVSRLAANPFDWSAVRFASASLEETLKSTFIKDFFSFPWFFFLPRSWGEGLQARFNTDTRLDTPARAAAAGFWHLHEKEPARAIEAFTVVRSLLYGEEMFTLAQTLAAFEKAEKPASIAAIQVPPFPQEPLLRPITWKVLASLRRVVEDVQFVNRSVSRSARSFALNRALGELTNILNQAHTLPQAEQGLIIDIAETWKESLLQIAGEVGEISITKPVVNPYVVGDPVQGHLFIGREEIIRQLEELWVMGNQLQSIVLYGHRRMGKTSILLNTANCLGSQIQLAYVNLLLLGDSPQGVGEVLMAICDEISQTVKLPPPADADLLNLPYPTFKRYLKQVEAQLDGGLIIALDEFEKIEDLIEAKKIPIDFMGSLRGLVQMSSKIAFAFAGLHTLEEMTADYFQPFFASVIPIHVGFQERAATRQILANPGNEDFLLDYIPEALDKIYALTHGQPYLVQLLGFQLVRRYNDFVFEQGRPSDPVFTVEDVEAVINDSEFFKRGRYYFDGVWGQAARGAEGQQAIIQVLAPHPEGLSLDALAESTGMNDHDLQEALNTLKRHDVVEETQGSWRIMVELFRRWVLQQ
- a CDS encoding ATP-binding protein; the encoded protein is MEAEEALESIRQIFEERKGKVVFLGKLEEKVFLLSWQGMDYGDMTYKIYKPTGKPYTEQYFREVGKKLIDKIKRVLNIDDLEKRYFRQELENFFDKNYNYPTQKLSDITAPEPDYTTSQELPNNTPSERNHNPFIPFNGRVEEKDLFFDREREIRRVFEVLNSGSSVVLIGEEGIGKSSLLSIICQEAETRLKVKRQPVFLDLNLLHNESQFYSDLCHGIGIPDSKDYQLTRNLRSCKILLAIDNVGKLTGEGFTRNIRDYLRGLAEGSNAPLKLILAATEPLNNLFNDSQEQGNTSPLAGICQEEHIHPWNEATMRTFITNRLARTSVSFTEEEIIQLIQESGGHPRKVMQLCYQTYSRYVESLQ
- a CDS encoding ABC transporter permease, coding for MSRSKALQYYIVSRLLLAPLQLLTIITIVFLLLRATPGDPADAILGGRAPEAAKEELRKQLGLNFPLWLQYLNYLGSILRFDLGTSLMSRGQNVWDIIGQYFPATVELAVCSMAVALIVGIAVGTLSASRPGTYFDVGGRLFGIITYALPMFWAGMLLQLVFSVQLGWFPNSNRFPPNLPAPTTVTGLYTIDSLLGGNLTQFFTSLHHLALPSLTLGILLSGIFERIVRVNLKQTLKADYVEAARARGIGENKILASHALKNALIPVITVLGLTFASLLGGAILTEVTFSWPGLANRLYQAIADRDYPTVQGVLVFFGAIVVSASILIDILNAYVDPRIRY
- a CDS encoding ABC transporter substrate-binding protein, with protein sequence MTWFSLSVKRWGRITQFLSLFSLCLFLVVSCAPRPQSTTPPSGSVNSPTGDGRITIGTTAKPRTLDPADTYELASLGLVFNMSDRLYTYNPGSTEIKPQLATALPKVSQDALTYTIPLRQGVVFHDGTPFNAQAMAFTINRFIQNKGKPSFLLGDIVDSVKTTSEYELSIKLKKPFAAFPSLLAFPGVCAVSPKAYELGAGKFKPNIFVGTGPYKLAQYGTDSIRFDPFDKYWGEKPANKGVNLQIQTSPVNLFNAFRTGAVDVAYLSLQPDQNRSLEEGGKKGDWQAIAAEGSVVSYLVLNRNQKPLDKLEVRQAIASIIDRPLLNERALLGQADPLYSMIPTTLNVSVPLFKDAYGDANFEQAKKLLTTAGFSKENPAKVQIWYPSSSPTRSLAAQTLKSLVDAKMDGILQFEVTPAEGPAFFKDIAKGLYPGALLDWYPDFLDPDNYVQPFLSCNKGSVAKGCEDGGSQSQGSFYYSEAMNKLIDQQRKELNPEARQKIFAEIQKLVIADVPYVPLWQSKDYVFAQKGVNSVQLNPTQILVYQTIKK